The window ATGTGCCGGAGTAGATTGCACTgtggctgctgctgctgctgctatcGGCAGCGACGAACAGTCTGATGAAGCGCATGGGGAGTTGGCACTTCGATGTAGTGTGGTGGGGTGGAAAAACGCGTATGCTTCAGGTGAGAATGCGATTGGACTCTCGTTATCGAGCCCATGAGACCGGTCTTCGGCGTTGGTGATGACAAGGTAGGAAAGAAAAGCAAGGATTAGCAAGGAAGCCATTGTTGGGGTCAGTAGTGTTTTGGTCTTTTGGTGCCTTTATAGGATTGGTGGTGTTGCTTGTAATTGAATTTAGGTCCTCAAAGTGGTTCAAAAAGAATGGAGTTGATGACGTCACACTttctcttgccttttcttgatCTTAATGCGATTTATCTTGTTTCGCCCCCCTTCTAAATTTATGCGAGTCCCTCGTACTTCCCCTAATTATACTCTGCGACTTCAAAGAACTTTTGAATAGACTAGTTTCTGTGGTGGTCTGCACTTCAAATACAATTTCTTGCATCCGATTTCATATATAATGCGTAATTCGTCTAGTGATATTGTAAGAATGGTAGGAATTCACTAGGTATGTTTGCATGGCGCATTCTCTGAATATATACCATAAATAACTAACTGGACCATATAGGATACAGttcgatttttttatatatataaaatctttATATATAATACCATCACAATATGTGAGCTATATTTAGGAATATACAAAATGTATCACAAATTAAGATGAGTCTAACAGAGACTCTTCCCCCTTTCTCGATCGAGAAAATTTCTAGTGTGCATACGTAAATTTTCTGAAATTTCGAACTCTCCCCACGTCTAATTTCGCTTCGCCCCCTTTCGTTCCGGATTCGAGATCCCGTTTGGGTAAAATGAAACTGTTTTGCTTTGCTTAGAGGATCAGCAAAGGGTCACAAGTAGATGAATTGGAACAATAAGGTGTAATTGCCGAAGCTGTGAGCTGTACTCATAATGATTGATAGTGTCGCAAGCGCATGCCAAAGCTGAAATCACTCGATACATAATACTAATATCAGCCACCCCACCCCAACCTTTTTGAGCATATGTATTCATGCAACCAcagtatatattaattaaacaattttgcAAAGAATAATCACAAGCCCCATAAAATGCAACTCCAGAATTTAGAGAAGGAATAAATTATTTCACTTGGgtaaaagattttaaaaattgagaaaggtGTGATCAATGTACCATTTTTGACCAGTTTAATTTCTAAGATACTATCTTTGGCAAAGTATAATCATAACGGGAACTTTTTTTGCGACATAAATTAATGTTTGGGGTTTTCTTTTATTATGCTtagtttttttcaaaaaaaaaagtattattaaaaattaatcttTTCCGAAATAGATAAATGCAGAGTAACACCAAGAATTGTTTAGAAGTTTAAAGAAAATGTTTGAAAAAACACAGATCAAGAATTGTTTGCATCAACGTTCCATATCTTACTCacattcaaaatataaaaaaattgataataaaCAATAGATAAATGCAGAGTAACACCAATTCTAATACAAGGACACCATTAGTCTGAGGTTTATAAAAGTGAAAACATGCATGAGACGAGTAGACTAAACACCCCAAAATTCATGCCCAAGCAATATAATATACACACAAAACAACCACATCAATTATAGATGAAGAGCAAAAAATCTTTTGGGGAAAAAATTGATTTCACCTCAGCGCTTCTTTATGAATCAATAATACAGTAGTTAATAATATTAGCCAAAGACATGTAGCATTAGCTCTCATGTTCACCTCACATCAAACAGAAAACAATTCAGTTATTATGGAATCAAAGCGAATCAAGGCAGCGAAGGCTCTTGGAACCCCATGCACAAGGCGTGTGGGCAAAGACATTGACCTTTCGAAGTCGAAGAACGCTGGGGGTGATGATTTATGTATGTCAAACAAATTTGGGTCGGATTTAAACATTTGGCTTATAAACAATAAGCTTCAAAAAGAAAGTAACAAGTTGTTTCTGGCTTTTTGATATTTTACCGCAAGACTCTCTTTATCGCCATGAAGCTAAAGTTTTACTACCTCAAATAGTAGTCATACATCAACAGTGAAACAATAAACTCCCAAACCATAAACCTTGTCATACTGTTTTCATATATTTCACAAAACTTGGCTCAATTGTTAACTCTCACAATCCAAATTTCAGAGATATTGATATGGCAACATAAAGAGAGTATTACAAGCAATTAAAGAAACAAGAATTCACACAAAAAACACATCCAAAAGCAACCATGAAAGAAAACCAGGAACAAACTCATTTGAGCATCATTAGGAAAAGGTAAATTATATATAACTTTCTCAAAACTAAATCGTCTGTAATAAAATCACGGAATCATGTGAACACAGAAGTTTCCACCCAGCACCAAAAATTGTTTCCAGAACgtttttttccttaaaaaaactcataaataaaacaaaatgaaaCCCAAGAGTACATGAAATTGGAAATAAAAACCAGCACTCCGAACCTTTAGCTCAGTCTAGTGGAATTTCCACGTCGCCATCGGTGATCTCCTGCTGCAAATCCTTAGGGTCTTTCCCATCAACGGTACATCCAACGGAAACGCAGGTGCCTAGAATCTCTTTGACGGTGCCGGACAAATCCTTGGCCATAGAACGAGTTCTCATCACCTTGGCGATCTCGATAACGTCGTCGAGTGAGATATTCCCATTGTGCTTGATGTTTTTGGTCTTCTTACGGTCACGCTCGGGCTCCTTGAGCGCCTTGATGACCAAGGCAGCTGCAGAGGGGACAACCGTGACTTTAGCCTGGCGGTTCTGTACGGTGAGCTTGACGGTGACGCGGAGACCTTTCCAATCCTTAGCGGTTTCCTTCGCGATGTCTTCTCCGATTTTCTTTGGGGATAGACCGAGTGGACCGATCTTAGGAGCAAGGGAACTGGCGGCGCCAACTTCTCCGCCGGTGACGCGGACGAAGACGTCGACGACTTGTGAGGGATCGAACTTTGGCGGCATCGTCGGCGGATGTGCTAGGGTTTTAGGAGAATATAGAAAGACACTACAGCAAAACGATGGATATAGATCAGGGCTTTCGGCCCATATTTAGTTTTGGGCTTAGTACCCAACAACATATAAGCAAGTACTTGGTTGGGCCTCCGGAAAAGTAAGAAAGCTTAGGGTCCATTGTTTTTTTGGTTAATTTGTTTGTAGTCGTGTTGTAAAGGCCATAAAAGATGTTTGTGAATCAAAGTTTTTAGtgatattttttttccaaaacaaAAAATGAGTTGCTACCCGataataaagaaaatataatgAATTTCTTGATGATTTGATAGCGCAAAATAAAAAGGTTGTCGATCAAACATCTATAATTCGCGATAAAATAAATCAAGAGATGGTAAATATAGCACTCGTGTGCCTAGATTGGTGTCAAAAGGAGTAGATAAACTAGGACGCATAGCTTGCTTTAATTTCgaatgaataaaataaaaagataaCAGAAAAAAGAGATTTATCCAAAATAATACAAACAATACTTGCAAGGAGATAATGaaaataacttttaaaaaaaaaagggggGCTAATGAAAATAGCACAAAAGGTCAAATTCAAGTCCTTACACGCCATTTCTATTTTACATGAAAAAATAACAGTAATAAAGCCAAGAGAAGTAGCTTTCTCAAAGTTGTAACTTGCAAAGCACGACTGTAGCTGCTTTTAAAGTTGGCGAACCTAAAATCGCACCATACTTTTAAGTCATTTTCCAAGCAATAAATGAGCCTGGGATTGGGGATTGGGGATTGGGATTGGACAGCAGCGCCATTGTCACGATTTTATAGTTGGTCCCCATTCCAATTTTCTAAATTGCCAATTCTTTAGGTCGCAATGTAGTATTTCTCTTCTTTGACTATTTGACGTATATTTATTGGTATGACATATCAATTTTGTctgtatttataataataagtatTATATTtagcataaaataatatttttttatggatgacactAATATTAAATCCGTCTTACAAAATTAagccatgagaccgtctcacataagtttttgtgtttgtaatttccaaacaatttaaTTCCTCCAAATTTCCGAGAAGAAGAGACAAATTATCTTACCTTGTTTATCACAAAATTTAATGCTATTTGGTGATATATGAAACaatattgtatttttgttgcATTTAACTTTTGGCAcgatttttatataattaaagttaaaagttattatattatttatatctttcaatttattgtCTTGCgaatcaaataaacatatacaTGTGTGTATATATGAAGGAGATAAAAGATCTAAGGCAAAAGTGTATTGAAAATACAATAATGATATTGTCAAAAACACATAATCCACAAGTTTGTTAAATCCAAACATCTTTTAAATATACTACCGGATAAAATATTGAAGTTgaaacaaattttattttcattcTCTCAAACAGAACTCTCCCGCCACAAATTTTTGCATTTGTctgcaagctataaaatatttCACGGAAAAAAGATTAATTGTCAACTCAATGTTCACAAGTTTCAAAAATCCATATATtagtaaaatcataaaataaataatatattgggCAGAAAGACAACCAAAAAATATAAGTCAATACCTGTGATACAAATATACAATTTTCTAAATATGGTAGGCAGTAGTCGAACAATTGTGTTTAAGATATTCCGAAAACTAATTAAAATATGTTACaagttttttgaaaaaattcatgATGTTTCGAAATatggaaaaaataataattttataccTCTATCTTATTATTATAATGTATTGTGTAGCATGCTGTAAAtgtaatattataataatataatttattttggtTACCTCGTGGATAAAAACAGAACTTGAAGTTTCCATGTGCAACGTAAGGTTGTGAAATTATCCGACAGGTCATGACAGTTTTAACAACAACGTAAATCATGTGCGCATAGCTCGTGGACGTACGTTATCTTTTATAGTAAAAAAGGTTCATTACGTTAATTCAActaccaaaaaa is drawn from Primulina eburnea isolate SZY01 chromosome 10, ASM2296580v1, whole genome shotgun sequence and contains these coding sequences:
- the LOC140842436 gene encoding large ribosomal subunit protein uL11-like; protein product: MPPKFDPSQVVDVFVRVTGGEVGAASSLAPKIGPLGLSPKKIGEDIAKETAKDWKGLRVTVKLTVQNRQAKVTVVPSAAALVIKALKEPERDRKKTKNIKHNGNISLDDVIEIAKVMRTRSMAKDLSGTVKEILGTCVSVGCTVDGKDPKDLQQEITDGDVEIPLD